A window of the Nibribacter ruber genome harbors these coding sequences:
- a CDS encoding FKBP-type peptidyl-prolyl cis-trans isomerase — MQQLVRKSVLWQLVLAICLLTTSAGCKDDKVNPYDNFDAVAQAEKEDKAIKAYLEGFLNLTPADYTRTASGLYYVVKTPGTGEKPVKGQQVEMHYVGKFVSDGQKFDSSYDRAQTFKFTLGQGRVIKGWEEGVLLMSRGEKAQLIIPSQLGYGRYGYGAVPGNTPIMFDVELIDF; from the coding sequence ATGCAACAGTTGGTAAGAAAAAGCGTGCTGTGGCAGTTAGTGTTGGCTATCTGTCTCCTTACAACCTCAGCGGGCTGCAAGGATGACAAAGTAAACCCATATGACAACTTTGACGCAGTGGCGCAAGCCGAAAAAGAAGACAAGGCAATCAAGGCGTATTTAGAAGGCTTTCTTAATCTAACCCCCGCTGATTACACCCGCACGGCTTCTGGTTTGTACTACGTGGTAAAAACTCCTGGCACCGGCGAAAAGCCCGTGAAAGGCCAGCAGGTGGAGATGCACTACGTGGGCAAGTTTGTAAGCGACGGCCAAAAGTTTGATTCATCTTATGACCGGGCGCAGACCTTCAAGTTTACGTTGGGCCAGGGAAGAGTCATCAAAGGCTGGGAAGAAGGTGTTCTATTAATGAGCAGAGGCGAAAAAGCGCAGTTGATTATACCTTCACAATTAGGGTACGGCCGTTATGGTTACGGTGCCGTCCCTGGCAATACGCCCATCATGTTTGATGTAGAATTAATCGATTTCTAA
- a CDS encoding FKBP-type peptidyl-prolyl cis-trans isomerase, producing the protein MLKKSIYLLPALAVTLFAPSCKNMGNDSFQKTASGLEYKLYAAGKDGEYDVKDVAKVDSTKLGKVMTFEMEYRTEKDSLLYSTKDNAMPVQIKLVETPNKGSIEEAFLMLDKGDSAVFKINADTLFAKTFKAPLPPFIKKGSFLTFFVKATNLQTEQEAMADYPKLMERQQKAMEEKAAKQAPLDDKMIQEYLKKNNLTAQKTANGVYYIITQPGTGANASVGNTVSVQYKGTLLNGKEFDSSAKSNGGNPIEFPLGQGQVIKGWEEGIQQFNKGSKGILLIPSPMGYGAMARGADMPANSILRFDIEIVDIKNTPAAPAGPAVPGL; encoded by the coding sequence ATGTTGAAAAAATCAATCTATTTGCTGCCTGCACTGGCAGTGACCCTTTTTGCCCCTTCGTGCAAGAACATGGGCAATGATTCCTTTCAGAAAACGGCCTCTGGCTTAGAATATAAACTGTATGCCGCAGGCAAAGACGGTGAGTATGACGTGAAAGACGTTGCCAAGGTAGATTCTACCAAACTAGGCAAAGTGATGACCTTTGAGATGGAGTACCGCACCGAGAAAGACTCTTTGCTGTATAGCACCAAAGACAACGCCATGCCTGTTCAGATCAAGCTGGTAGAGACGCCTAACAAAGGCAGCATTGAAGAAGCATTCTTAATGCTGGACAAAGGTGACAGCGCCGTGTTCAAAATCAACGCAGACACCTTGTTCGCCAAAACCTTCAAGGCTCCTCTTCCTCCGTTCATCAAAAAAGGAAGCTTCCTGACGTTCTTTGTAAAGGCCACCAACCTGCAGACAGAACAAGAGGCCATGGCAGACTATCCTAAGTTGATGGAACGCCAGCAGAAGGCCATGGAAGAGAAAGCCGCCAAGCAGGCTCCTCTGGATGACAAAATGATCCAGGAATACCTAAAGAAAAACAACCTGACGGCGCAGAAGACGGCCAACGGTGTGTATTACATCATCACGCAGCCAGGCACCGGTGCCAACGCTTCTGTGGGTAACACCGTGAGCGTGCAGTACAAAGGCACTTTGTTGAACGGCAAAGAGTTTGACTCTTCTGCCAAGTCTAATGGCGGCAACCCTATTGAGTTCCCACTAGGCCAAGGCCAAGTGATCAAGGGCTGGGAAGAAGGCATTCAGCAGTTCAACAAAGGCAGCAAGGGTATCTTGTTGATTCCTTCGCCAATGGGCTACGGAGCCATGGCCCGCGGCGCCGACATGCCGGCCAACTCTATCCTGCGTTTTGACATTGAGATAGTAGACATCAAGAACACGCCTGCGGCCCCTGCCGGTCCGGCAGTACCAGGTTTATAA
- a CDS encoding DHH family phosphoesterase, which yields MQQINELQELLRTPRKIMITTHHKPDADALGSSLGLAGYLKKKGHQVTVITPTDYPSFLNWMSGNEEVLIYSHRTDAQAQAIIQEADVLFCLDFSALSRINELGGYIRQAKGTRVLIDHHLEPEPFAEIMFSNTSAAATAELVYELIRDLGDEDLIDNAIGECLYAGIMTDTGSFRHASTTRNVHLIIADLLHKGVDICKVHRNIYDSYSESRLRFLGYVLKDKLTVVREYNTAFIAVTSEELKQYNSQTGDTEGLVNFALSIEGVRFAALFIDRTEAVKISFRSVGDISVNEFARSHFSGGGHKNASGGISYLSLEETVEKFKSLLPLYTEQLAK from the coding sequence ATGCAGCAAATCAACGAGCTACAAGAGCTTCTGCGAACACCCAGGAAGATCATGATCACCACGCACCATAAACCGGATGCGGATGCGCTTGGATCTTCTTTAGGGCTGGCAGGCTATCTTAAAAAAAAGGGTCACCAGGTAACGGTGATCACCCCCACGGACTACCCCTCTTTCCTGAACTGGATGAGCGGCAACGAGGAGGTTCTTATTTACAGCCATCGCACAGACGCACAGGCCCAGGCCATCATTCAGGAAGCCGATGTGCTCTTCTGTCTGGACTTCAGCGCCCTAAGTCGCATCAATGAGCTGGGTGGCTACATACGGCAGGCCAAAGGCACCCGCGTGCTCATTGACCACCACCTGGAGCCAGAGCCCTTCGCCGAGATCATGTTCTCCAACACCAGCGCCGCGGCCACCGCAGAACTGGTTTATGAATTGATCAGAGACCTAGGCGATGAAGACCTCATTGACAATGCCATTGGCGAGTGCCTGTACGCGGGCATCATGACCGACACAGGCTCTTTCAGGCACGCCAGCACTACGCGCAACGTGCACTTGATCATAGCAGATCTGTTGCACAAGGGCGTAGACATCTGCAAGGTGCACCGCAACATCTATGACAGCTACTCAGAAAGCCGCCTGCGCTTTTTGGGCTATGTGCTCAAAGACAAGCTAACGGTGGTGCGGGAATACAACACCGCCTTTATTGCCGTTACCTCTGAAGAATTGAAACAATACAACTCGCAGACCGGTGACACCGAAGGCCTGGTGAACTTTGCGCTTTCCATTGAGGGCGTGCGCTTTGCCGCCTTGTTCATTGACCGCACAGAGGCCGTGAAAATCTCCTTCCGGTCAGTGGGCGACATCTCTGTGAACGAGTTTGCCAGAAGCCACTTTAGCGGCGGCGGCCATAAGAACGCTTCGGGCGGAATTTCTTATCTTTCGCTGGAAGAAACCGTGGAGAAGTTCAAGAGCCTGTTGCCGCTCTACACAGAACAATTAGCCAAGTAA
- a CDS encoding nucleoside-diphosphate kinase — translation MAGNVTFTMIKPDAVQDNHIGGITKMMEEAGFRVVAMKKTRLTEERAGKFYEVHKERPFYGDLVKYMSSGPIVAMILEKDNAVLDFRTLIGATNPAQAEEGTIRKQYAKSVEANAVHGSDSDENAQIEGDFFFSADERF, via the coding sequence ATGGCTGGAAACGTAACGTTCACCATGATCAAACCAGATGCCGTGCAGGACAACCACATTGGCGGTATCACTAAAATGATGGAAGAGGCTGGCTTTAGAGTTGTGGCCATGAAAAAGACGCGCCTGACTGAGGAGCGTGCCGGTAAATTCTACGAGGTGCACAAGGAGCGTCCGTTCTACGGCGACCTGGTAAAATACATGAGCTCTGGCCCAATCGTGGCTATGATTCTGGAGAAAGACAACGCCGTGTTGGATTTCCGTACGTTGATTGGCGCCACCAACCCAGCGCAGGCTGAGGAAGGAACCATCAGAAAGCAATATGCCAAGTCTGTAGAGGCCAACGCCGTGCACGGTTCTGACTCTGATGAGAACGCCCAGATTGAAGGAGACTTCTTCTTCTCTGCCGACGAGCGTTTCTAG
- a CDS encoding energy transducer TonB, which translates to MNLRFVWALALLLLLGSKAFAQEVNPHVVPVTVFYDQEWQVTVKEKASFIRVGSLDTVRQKFMGKVTDFYANGTPLLQVNYLEAGKDGAFQTSYSNKKLEQRGIFLKDKPVGIWEYYYASGKPWQTVEYLDNGDFKVLAFYDTTGQQLVKDGTGPWYSKMRAQIRGIDFTVNITGNWKEGKRIGQWKATQKNGKPVFRELFEEGVLKQGVIHGVFNDEVISTYTERENPKISTYDFVYHAEALHPSSSFVTKERALEYILRKEHLLPPSSPGVVYTDRIEQMPEFPGGQAAMFKFLQSNFRMPSDVMRREVNGALVISIVIDATGKVTDMKVVKGLTSSLNQEAMRVIALMPRWKPGRIDGKPVSVQYNIPYMIRNK; encoded by the coding sequence ATGAATCTTCGTTTTGTGTGGGCGCTTGCGTTGCTGCTTTTGCTTGGCAGTAAAGCTTTTGCCCAGGAAGTAAATCCGCATGTAGTGCCGGTCACTGTTTTCTATGACCAGGAATGGCAGGTGACCGTCAAAGAGAAGGCATCTTTTATACGAGTGGGTAGCTTGGACACCGTTCGGCAGAAATTCATGGGCAAGGTCACTGATTTTTACGCCAACGGCACACCGCTACTGCAAGTGAATTACTTAGAGGCGGGCAAAGACGGAGCCTTCCAAACCAGTTACTCCAACAAGAAATTAGAGCAGCGCGGCATTTTCCTGAAAGACAAGCCTGTGGGTATATGGGAATACTATTACGCCTCGGGCAAGCCTTGGCAGACCGTTGAATACCTGGATAATGGAGACTTTAAGGTACTCGCTTTCTATGATACTACCGGGCAACAACTGGTGAAGGATGGTACGGGTCCTTGGTACTCCAAGATGCGGGCTCAGATAAGAGGCATAGACTTTACAGTAAACATTACCGGTAACTGGAAAGAAGGCAAGAGAATTGGTCAATGGAAGGCTACTCAGAAAAATGGAAAACCTGTGTTTAGAGAACTCTTTGAAGAAGGTGTACTCAAGCAAGGAGTCATACATGGAGTTTTTAATGATGAGGTCATTAGCACCTACACAGAAAGAGAGAATCCCAAGATAAGCACCTATGACTTTGTCTACCATGCCGAAGCCCTTCACCCAAGTTCTTCCTTTGTCACCAAAGAGCGTGCGTTGGAGTACATTCTCAGAAAGGAGCATCTGCTGCCACCTTCTTCGCCCGGCGTGGTTTATACAGACAGGATAGAGCAAATGCCAGAGTTTCCGGGCGGACAGGCAGCCATGTTCAAGTTTCTGCAATCCAATTTCAGGATGCCCAGTGACGTCATGAGAAGGGAAGTAAACGGCGCGTTAGTGATTTCAATAGTGATAGACGCCACTGGCAAGGTTACCGATATGAAAGTTGTAAAGGGCCTCACGAGTAGCCTAAACCAGGAAGCCATGAGGGTCATAGCCTTAATGCCTCGTTGGAAACCCGGCAGAATAGACGGCAAACCAGTGAGTGTGCAATACAACATCCCCTATATGATTAGGAACAAATAA
- a CDS encoding TonB family protein: protein MKRYFPLLLLVLLPFWVQAQTSSTYHQEILKHRAQEDSVFKYGEKSPLTPEAKDTFQALEYFPVKEAYRVKAKFVRTANEGVFKMPTTGARTPEYVKYGELHFNLNGQKLQLNAYQNQELMKQVQYANYLFIPFTDATTGQETYATGRYLDFSIPMGADSVWVDFNKAYNPYCAYSDGYSCPIPPKENKLPVRIEAGVKNYGKGEAGELVKALAKYPGGDQVLEDFLYRNFVMPLPARKAHLSGAVVFSFVVKPDGTLTDFEILQSVRSDVDSAVLKAARKMPNWEPLESAEEVKMTLSLQVPRGKPHQQNLTKAAY from the coding sequence ATGAAAAGATATTTCCCCCTGCTACTATTGGTGCTTCTGCCGTTCTGGGTACAAGCGCAAACATCCTCTACCTACCATCAAGAAATCTTAAAACACCGCGCCCAAGAGGACAGCGTCTTTAAGTACGGTGAAAAATCGCCGCTTACGCCAGAAGCCAAGGACACCTTCCAAGCCTTGGAGTATTTCCCGGTGAAGGAGGCCTACCGCGTGAAAGCCAAATTTGTGCGCACCGCCAACGAAGGCGTTTTCAAGATGCCCACCACCGGCGCACGCACGCCAGAATACGTCAAGTACGGCGAGCTGCACTTTAACCTGAACGGCCAGAAGCTGCAACTCAACGCCTACCAGAACCAGGAGTTGATGAAACAGGTGCAGTATGCCAATTACCTGTTCATACCGTTCACAGACGCCACCACCGGGCAAGAGACCTACGCTACCGGCCGGTACCTGGACTTCAGCATTCCCATGGGAGCAGACAGCGTGTGGGTAGATTTCAACAAAGCCTACAACCCATATTGCGCCTACAGCGACGGCTATTCCTGCCCCATTCCGCCCAAGGAAAACAAACTCCCGGTACGCATTGAGGCCGGGGTGAAGAACTACGGCAAAGGAGAAGCCGGCGAATTGGTAAAGGCTTTGGCCAAGTATCCCGGGGGCGATCAGGTGTTGGAAGACTTCCTGTACAGAAACTTCGTGATGCCGCTACCCGCCCGGAAAGCGCACCTCTCAGGGGCGGTGGTTTTTTCTTTTGTAGTAAAGCCAGACGGCACGTTGACAGACTTTGAGATACTGCAGTCTGTACGAAGTGACGTGGACAGCGCCGTCTTGAAAGCAGCCCGGAAAATGCCCAACTGGGAGCCCCTGGAATCTGCCGAGGAAGTGAAAATGACCTTGTCTTTGCAAGTGCCCAGAGGAAAGCCACATCAGCAGAACCTCACCAAAGCGGCGTACTAA
- a CDS encoding DUF4199 domain-containing protein produces METSVNRSNAPTQRIGIRYGVLSAVAMIVYFIIINMIGQQDEEVLRFASNLFIIGAVVMAIRSLKKSYENRNRQTPYLPGLAIGFLVGLVGSVIYAAFILFYGMILQPEAAGGLVEQTYYGIHLPLMMVVASIVLLGTIVGAMSGYVLMMAFDNSGGRYR; encoded by the coding sequence ATGGAAACTTCAGTAAACAGATCAAATGCTCCCACCCAGCGAATAGGCATCCGGTACGGCGTGCTTTCTGCGGTGGCCATGATTGTCTATTTCATCATCATTAACATGATTGGGCAGCAAGACGAAGAAGTGCTTCGGTTTGCAAGCAACCTCTTTATCATAGGGGCGGTGGTGATGGCTATTCGGTCGCTCAAGAAAAGCTATGAAAACCGCAACAGACAAACTCCTTACCTACCCGGTCTGGCCATTGGCTTTCTGGTGGGCTTGGTGGGGTCTGTGATTTATGCAGCGTTCATATTGTTCTATGGCATGATTCTGCAGCCCGAAGCGGCCGGCGGCCTAGTTGAGCAAACCTACTACGGCATTCACTTGCCACTCATGATGGTGGTTGCCTCCATTGTGCTTCTGGGCACTATAGTAGGAGCCATGTCGGGGTATGTGCTTATGATGGCCTTTGACAATTCAGGCGGAAGGTATCGCTAA
- a CDS encoding lysylphosphatidylglycerol synthase transmembrane domain-containing protein encodes MDLNRKKLLSYFTPQRILIPVVIGLSVIGYMFYRDSAQMDFTPLYNAKPFWLVMTFVVLVVRDFGYIYRIRYVTEKFLSWRKSVDVIMLWEFASCVMPSVVGGSTVAAFILNKEGLSLGKSLAYVMVTAMLDNLYFIVAVPLVFLITAGDIFPEVSAMEFSVTQSLEIAFIISYLLIAFYAFLMAYGLLINPKAVKRIFLRATSFKFTRRWRPGAYKHGNELVWASQHLKGSTVSYWVNAALSTAFVWTARYFVINCLIAAFTDIGFHDHVLIFSRNMVYKIVLLVAVTPGGAGIAEVAFPTFFGQFLGRFTTVIVLLYRMVTYYLYLILGSFFLPRWVLRVFGEHPQDDEDEA; translated from the coding sequence ATGGATCTGAATAGAAAGAAACTCCTCTCCTACTTCACGCCGCAGCGCATTCTCATACCCGTGGTCATTGGCTTGAGCGTGATTGGCTACATGTTTTACCGCGACAGCGCTCAGATGGACTTTACGCCCCTCTACAACGCCAAGCCGTTCTGGTTGGTCATGACCTTTGTGGTGCTGGTGGTGCGGGACTTCGGGTATATTTACCGCATTAGGTACGTGACGGAGAAATTCTTGAGCTGGCGAAAAAGCGTGGACGTGATCATGCTCTGGGAGTTTGCCTCCTGCGTGATGCCCTCTGTGGTGGGCGGTTCTACCGTGGCGGCCTTTATTTTGAACAAGGAAGGTCTGAGCCTGGGCAAGTCACTGGCCTATGTGATGGTGACGGCCATGCTGGACAACCTGTACTTCATTGTGGCCGTGCCGCTGGTGTTTTTGATCACTGCCGGTGACATCTTCCCCGAGGTTTCTGCCATGGAGTTCTCGGTGACGCAAAGCCTGGAGATTGCCTTCATCATCAGTTACCTACTCATTGCCTTCTATGCGTTCTTGATGGCGTATGGCCTCCTCATCAACCCGAAGGCCGTGAAACGTATTTTCCTGCGCGCTACGTCTTTCAAATTCACGCGCCGCTGGAGACCGGGCGCCTACAAGCACGGCAATGAACTGGTATGGGCCTCGCAGCACCTGAAGGGCAGCACGGTCAGTTACTGGGTGAACGCCGCGTTGAGCACCGCCTTTGTCTGGACCGCCCGCTACTTTGTCATCAACTGCCTCATTGCCGCCTTCACAGACATAGGGTTCCATGACCACGTGCTCATCTTCTCCAGAAACATGGTCTACAAGATTGTGCTATTGGTAGCCGTGACGCCGGGTGGTGCCGGTATAGCCGAAGTGGCCTTTCCTACGTTCTTCGGGCAGTTTTTGGGCAGGTTCACTACGGTAATTGTATTGCTGTACCGCATGGTGACGTATTATCTGTACCTGATTCTGGGTTCTTTCTTTCTACCCCGCTGGGTGTTGCGCGTCTTTGGCGAGCATCCGCAGGATGACGAGGACGAAGCCTAA
- a CDS encoding segregation and condensation protein A, with amino-acid sequence MSFEIKLSLFEGPFDLLLFFIERDELDIHDIPISQITNDFVGYIRQLETMNMEVASEFILTAATLMRIKAKMLLPRFEKDEQGNEIDPRQELVQHLLEYKRYKEVLGELSLLEDVRLQQERRGNTDEELGKIAAKHQLEYELKDLNLYHLMQSFHKAMQRYEEEQNRPKHTVYTYPYTIDQQRTYIKHRVSAQGVVQFTDLLEAFPDKIGLIFNFLAILDLLQLNEIGLEIGDGFNNFRIVPYSETQHLTVSDTNGSE; translated from the coding sequence GTGAGTTTCGAGATAAAATTATCACTGTTTGAGGGCCCTTTTGACTTATTGCTGTTCTTTATTGAACGCGATGAGCTGGACATTCATGACATTCCCATCTCGCAGATCACCAATGACTTTGTGGGCTACATACGCCAGCTGGAGACCATGAACATGGAAGTGGCCAGTGAGTTCATCCTCACGGCCGCCACGCTCATGCGCATCAAGGCTAAGATGCTGTTGCCGCGTTTTGAGAAAGACGAGCAGGGCAATGAGATTGACCCGCGCCAGGAACTGGTCCAGCACCTCTTGGAATACAAGCGCTACAAAGAAGTTCTTGGTGAATTAAGCTTGTTGGAGGACGTGCGCCTGCAACAGGAGCGCCGCGGCAATACCGACGAGGAACTAGGCAAGATTGCCGCCAAGCATCAGCTGGAGTACGAACTTAAGGACCTGAACCTCTACCACCTCATGCAGTCTTTCCATAAGGCCATGCAGCGGTATGAGGAAGAGCAGAACCGGCCCAAGCACACGGTTTACACCTATCCCTACACCATAGACCAGCAACGTACCTACATCAAGCACCGGGTGAGCGCCCAGGGCGTGGTGCAGTTCACAGACCTGCTGGAGGCCTTTCCAGACAAGATTGGCCTTATTTTTAACTTTCTGGCGATTTTAGATTTGCTCCAGCTCAATGAGATTGGTCTGGAGATTGGCGACGGATTCAACAACTTCCGCATTGTGCCTTATTCTGAAACCCAGCACCTGACCGTTTCTGACACCAATGGATCTGAATAG
- the dxs gene encoding 1-deoxy-D-xylulose-5-phosphate synthase codes for MIIEPGELLSKIDSPADLRKLSEDQLLQVCQELRQFIIDNVSIYGGHFGASLGVVEMTVALHYVFNTPYDQLVWDVGHQAYGHKILTGRRDVFHTNRKLNGISGFPKRKESEYDAFGVGHSSTSISAALGMAVASQIKKEFDRHHIAVIGDGSMTAGMAFEALNHGGASDADLLVVLNDNCMSIDPNVGALKEYLTDITTSRTYNKVRDELWNILGKISKFGPNAQQIASKVESGIKATLLKQSNLFESLKFRYFGPIDGHDVNHLASVLQDLKKIPGPKILHCVTVKGKGFALAEKEQTKWHAPGLFDKLTGEIYKVHHTTPQPPKYQDVFGHTLLEMAEQNPKIMGVTPAMPSGSSMNIMMAAMPDRAIDVGIAEQHAVTFSAGLATQGMVPFCNIYSSFMQRGYDQVVHDVCLQNLHVVFTLDRAGFAGADGQTHHGSYDIAYMRCLPNMVVSSPMNEQELRNLMFTASQDGMGPFTIRYPRGEGVMPEWRTPLELIEVGKGRTIQEGEEVAVLTIGHIGNYVVDVCKNMKLDGLRPGHYDMRFCKPLDEQLLHHIFQTYDKVVTVEDGCLQGGFGSAILEFMADHGYNAQVKRLGIPDMIIEHGSQMELHRLCGFDPEGIERTVRELMGVTVRV; via the coding sequence ATGATCATTGAACCCGGAGAATTACTGTCCAAGATTGACTCGCCCGCCGATTTGCGGAAGCTGTCTGAGGACCAGTTGTTACAGGTCTGCCAGGAGCTGCGACAGTTCATCATTGATAATGTGTCTATCTACGGAGGCCACTTTGGCGCTAGCTTAGGCGTGGTGGAAATGACCGTGGCCCTGCATTATGTGTTCAATACGCCCTATGACCAACTGGTCTGGGACGTGGGGCACCAGGCCTACGGCCACAAAATCCTGACCGGCAGAAGAGACGTTTTTCACACCAACCGCAAGCTCAACGGCATCTCGGGTTTCCCGAAGCGCAAGGAAAGCGAGTATGACGCCTTTGGCGTAGGCCACTCCAGTACCTCTATTTCGGCGGCGCTGGGTATGGCCGTGGCTTCCCAGATTAAGAAAGAGTTTGACCGTCATCATATTGCCGTGATTGGCGATGGTTCCATGACGGCCGGTATGGCTTTTGAAGCCCTCAACCACGGCGGCGCCTCAGATGCTGACCTGCTGGTAGTTTTGAACGACAACTGTATGAGCATTGACCCCAACGTGGGCGCGCTCAAAGAATATTTAACCGATATAACCACGTCTCGCACCTATAACAAAGTGCGTGACGAGCTTTGGAACATCCTGGGCAAAATCAGCAAGTTCGGCCCAAATGCCCAGCAGATTGCCTCTAAGGTAGAAAGCGGCATCAAAGCTACTTTATTGAAGCAGAGCAATCTGTTTGAAAGCCTCAAGTTCCGGTACTTTGGACCAATTGACGGGCATGATGTCAATCATCTGGCCAGCGTCTTGCAAGACCTGAAGAAGATTCCCGGACCTAAAATACTTCACTGTGTGACCGTCAAAGGCAAGGGCTTTGCTTTAGCAGAGAAAGAGCAGACGAAGTGGCATGCGCCCGGTTTATTTGACAAACTTACCGGCGAAATCTACAAAGTACACCACACCACGCCGCAGCCGCCTAAGTACCAGGATGTGTTTGGGCACACGCTGTTGGAGATGGCCGAGCAGAACCCCAAAATCATGGGCGTGACGCCGGCTATGCCCAGTGGTTCTTCTATGAACATCATGATGGCCGCCATGCCAGACCGCGCCATTGACGTGGGCATTGCCGAGCAACATGCGGTGACTTTCTCGGCGGGATTGGCTACGCAGGGCATGGTGCCGTTCTGTAACATCTATTCCAGCTTCATGCAACGCGGCTATGACCAAGTAGTGCATGATGTGTGTTTGCAGAACCTGCACGTGGTCTTCACGCTAGACAGGGCCGGTTTTGCTGGCGCCGACGGCCAGACGCACCATGGTTCTTATGACATTGCCTACATGCGCTGTCTGCCTAACATGGTAGTATCTTCTCCTATGAACGAGCAGGAACTTCGTAACCTCATGTTCACGGCCAGCCAGGACGGAATGGGACCATTTACCATCCGCTACCCACGCGGCGAAGGCGTTATGCCTGAATGGCGCACACCGCTGGAACTGATAGAAGTAGGCAAAGGCCGCACCATTCAAGAAGGAGAGGAAGTAGCCGTCTTGACCATCGGGCACATTGGCAATTATGTAGTAGACGTGTGTAAAAACATGAAACTGGACGGTCTGCGCCCGGGGCACTATGACATGCGCTTCTGCAAGCCACTGGATGAACAACTGCTGCACCACATCTTCCAGACCTATGACAAAGTAGTAACCGTAGAGGACGGCTGCTTGCAAGGCGGCTTTGGCAGTGCCATCCTGGAGTTCATGGCTGATCATGGCTACAATGCGCAGGTGAAACGCCTGGGTATACCTGACATGATTATAGAGCACGGTTCCCAAATGGAACTGCACCGCTTATGCGGCTTCGACCCTGAAGGCATTGAACGCACCGTGCGTGAATTGATGGGTGTGACGGTAAGAGTGTAA
- a CDS encoding alpha/beta fold hydrolase, which translates to MTTHLLAHTQTGTGPTLVFLHGFCESKDVWTDFVKPLLHEFQIITLDLPGHGESPLPSDYSMEAQARQVQETLKALGVEKCLLVGHSMGGYVSLAVAELFPELLYGLCLFHSSALADTEEKKDNRNKTVEFIQKHGVDKFMETFVGPLFAESNRVSCQPAIEKMQAIGKATPQETITGCLQAMRDRKDRTEVLKTTSIPVFFMAGKEDPAVPLEATLQQCHLPENSMTYFLGHVGHMGMFENTALTRQALLKFAETLSPANAQKYRASNSF; encoded by the coding sequence ATGACAACCCACTTACTTGCCCATACCCAAACCGGTACCGGTCCTACACTAGTTTTCTTGCACGGCTTCTGTGAAAGCAAAGACGTCTGGACCGATTTCGTGAAGCCGCTTTTGCATGAATTCCAAATCATTACGCTAGACCTGCCCGGCCACGGTGAAAGCCCGCTGCCTTCAGACTATTCCATGGAAGCGCAGGCACGTCAGGTGCAGGAAACCTTAAAAGCGCTGGGCGTAGAGAAGTGTCTGCTGGTGGGGCATTCCATGGGTGGTTATGTGAGTCTGGCCGTGGCCGAGCTGTTTCCAGAGCTATTGTACGGTTTGTGTCTGTTCCATTCCAGCGCGTTGGCAGACACTGAGGAGAAGAAAGACAACCGCAACAAAACCGTGGAGTTCATCCAGAAACACGGCGTGGACAAGTTCATGGAGACGTTTGTAGGGCCCTTGTTCGCGGAGAGCAACCGAGTGTCCTGCCAGCCGGCCATTGAGAAGATGCAAGCCATTGGCAAAGCCACGCCGCAAGAAACCATCACGGGCTGTCTGCAGGCCATGCGCGACAGAAAAGACCGCACCGAAGTCCTCAAAACCACGTCCATTCCCGTCTTTTTCATGGCAGGCAAAGAAGACCCCGCCGTGCCGCTAGAAGCCACCTTGCAGCAATGCCATTTGCCTGAGAACAGCATGACCTACTTTCTGGGGCACGTGGGGCACATGGGCATGTTTGAAAATACGGCGCTCACCCGACAGGCTTTGCTCAAATTTGCAGAGACGCTCTCACCGGCCAACGCTCAGAAGTACAGAGCCAGCAACTCGTTTTAA